A window from Festucalex cinctus isolate MCC-2025b chromosome 12, RoL_Fcin_1.0, whole genome shotgun sequence encodes these proteins:
- the LOC144031320 gene encoding cytospin-A: MGSFSSKDSHGLTGNHLDTFHTPPASPQSDNPGFVPGAPQIPSPASPKPPSAFSSSPPVSVIASSSVKRSQPSSAIPPPEWRPPPPRHNSNSSATVSAVSPVSTKPESTLAVKEHITSGRNGSPSTSAPRTALAQAKRVPVSPAKSPSATCSPSPAACSSSGPKWRERDSGLSPSLFVTPGSEARDVQSKELERLLDECRTTLGTSNSQDGPTDVIEMLQQLQAEVKNLKRAMQSERTEWLQFQADLQVAVSVADRLRAEGEEELTALRSAHKDAQRELAVALRRQKEADMQLVTLRGELEESRHRLATLRQSPDKTNAREEERSEPPKNSDSGEEKERGVKRPAGSPDDTLKSVVREDCVAVTKRYLRNVTNEERRREEMRRTATAERSRSLSRLPAYSDSVTLQNGISQSATSTTPESTNKNLVQLRGRRSLDQQESRSNTDIGKHEETLNKYNSTLSDLPPTRSQDGFNLLLRRHGGSKRNSLLRWCQSQTQGYKNIDITNFSSSWVDGLAFCAVYHSYLPSHIPYGSLSPDNKRENLSLAFKTGETVGIVQSLTVEDMLRAGGPDWQRVLNYVESMYRHFEM; encoded by the exons ATGGGAAGCTTTTCCAGCAAGGACAGCCACGGACTCACCG GGAACCACTTGGATACTTTCCACACCCCTCCTGCTTCCCCACAAAGTGACAATCCTGGATTTGTACCCGGTGCCCCCCAAATCCCCTCCCCCGCATCGCCAAAACCTCCCAGTGCATTTTCATCGTCACCTCCTGTCTCGGTGATCGCATCGTCCAGCGTTAAGCGATCACAGCCAAGTTCTGCCATCCCTCCACCTGAATGGAGGCCTCCTCCGCCACGACACAACTCAAACAGCTCCGCAACCGTCTCAGCAGTCAGTCCGGTGTCGACCAAGCCAGAAAGTACATTAGCAGTGAAAGAACACATTACCTCGGGCAGAAATGGGAGTCCTTCTACTTCTGCGCCTCGGACTGCGCTTGCACAGGCCAAGCGTGTGCCTGTCAGCCCCGCAAAGAGCCCCTCGGCTACGTGTAGCCCCTCACCGGCTGCGTGCAGCTCCTCCGGGCCCAAATGGAGAGAAAGGGACAGCGGTCTGAGTCCGTCTTTGTTTGTCACTCCGGGTTCAGAGGCCAGAGATGTCCAGTCCAAGGAACTGGAGAGGCTACTGGACGAGTGTCGGACAACGTTAGGGACCTCTAATAGTCAGGATGGGCCCACGGATGTCATAG AAATGCTGCAACAACTCCAGGCAGAAGTGAAGAATTTGAAGCGCGCGATGCAG AGTGAGCGAACAGAGTGGCTGCAATTCCAGGCTGACCTTCAGGTGGCGGTGTCAGTGGCTGACCGTCTAAGAGCCGAGGGCGAAGAGGAGCTGACTGCGCTCCGGTCGGCTCACAAAGATGCGCAGAGGGAGCTGGCTGTTGCCCTGCGCAGACAGAAGGAGGCTGACATGCAGCTTGTCACTTTGCGAGGGGAGCTGGAGGAGAGCAGGCACAGGCTGGCTACTCTGAGGCAGAGCCCGGACAAAACGAATGCCCGAGAAGAGGAGAGGAGCGAACCGCCGAAGAACTCTGACAGCGGCGAGGAGAAGGAGAGGGGGGTGAAGCGGCCGGCGGGGAGTCCGGACGACACTTTGAAAAGTGTCGTCAGAGAGGACTGCGTAGCCGTCACGAAACGATACCTGAGAAATGTAACCAACGAGGaaaggaggagggaggagaTGCGAAGAACAGCAACCGCTGAGAGGTCAAG AAGCCTGTCCAGATTACCAGCGTACTCTGACTCAGTCACATTGCAGAATGGAATTTCCCAGTCGGCTACTTCCACAACACCTGAATCGACAAACAAA aatttggttCAACTTAGAGGACGAAGAAGTTTGGACCAACAAGAAAGCAGGTCAAACACTGATATAG GGAAACACGAAGAAACTCTCAACAAGTACAACTCGACTCTCTCTGATCTGCCACCAACCAG ATCCCAGGATGGTTTCAACCTGCTTCTGCGTCGCCATGGAGGCTCAAAGAGGAATTCACTGTTACGTTGGTGTCAGAGCCAAACACAAGGCTACAAA AATATCGACATTACCAATTTTAGCAGCAGCTGGGTGGATGGCCTCGCATTTTGTGCCGTTTACCACAGTTACCTCCCCTCACATATTCCGTATGGCAGCCTCAGTCCAGACAACAAG AGAGAGAATCTCAGTCTAGCATTCAAAACAGGCGAGACTGTTGGGATTGTCCAATCTTTG ACTGTTGAGGACATGCTGCGCGCAGGTGGTCCTGACTGGCAAAGGGTCCTGAACTATGTGGAGAGCATGTATCGCCACTTTGAGATGTGA